The following proteins come from a genomic window of Burkholderia stabilis:
- a CDS encoding MFS transporter: MNTPTSSPTRPGNSAALPLLALAAGAFGIGTTEFSPMGLLPVIADGVHVSIPQAGMLISAYAIGVMAGAPLMTLLLARWPRRSALIALMTIFTIGNLLSAVAPNYTTLLLARLVTSLNHGAFFGLGSVVAASLVPRDKQASAVATMFMGLTIANVGGVPAATWLGQIIGWRMSFAATAGLGLVAIAGLFAALPKGEAGRMPDLRAELSVLTRPVVLGALGTTVLGAGAMFTLYTYVAPTLEHLTGATPGFVTAMLVLIGVGFSIGNIAGGRLADRSLDGTLIGFLLLLIVTMAAFPLLARTHAGAAVTLLVWGIATFAVVPPLQMRVMRAAHEAPGLASAVNIGAFNLGNAVGAAAGGAAISAGFGYAAVPLVGGLIAASGLALVMLQIAQRRRAPATANS, translated from the coding sequence GTGAACACCCCGACTTCTTCCCCTACCCGCCCGGGCAACAGCGCCGCGCTGCCGCTGCTGGCGCTCGCCGCCGGTGCGTTCGGCATCGGCACGACCGAGTTCTCGCCGATGGGCCTGCTGCCCGTGATCGCCGACGGCGTCCACGTGTCGATTCCGCAGGCCGGCATGCTGATCAGCGCGTATGCGATCGGCGTGATGGCCGGCGCCCCGCTGATGACGCTGCTGCTCGCGCGCTGGCCGCGCCGCTCGGCGCTGATCGCGCTGATGACGATTTTCACGATCGGCAACCTGCTGTCCGCCGTCGCGCCGAACTACACGACGCTGCTGCTCGCCCGCCTCGTGACGAGCCTCAACCACGGCGCGTTCTTCGGCCTCGGCTCGGTGGTCGCGGCGAGCCTCGTGCCGCGCGACAAGCAGGCCAGCGCGGTCGCGACGATGTTCATGGGTCTCACGATCGCGAACGTCGGCGGCGTGCCGGCCGCGACCTGGCTCGGCCAGATCATCGGCTGGCGCATGTCGTTCGCGGCGACCGCGGGCCTAGGCCTGGTCGCGATCGCCGGCCTGTTCGCCGCGCTGCCGAAGGGCGAAGCCGGCCGGATGCCCGACCTGCGCGCCGAACTCTCGGTGCTGACGCGCCCCGTCGTGCTCGGCGCGCTCGGGACCACGGTGCTCGGCGCCGGTGCGATGTTCACGCTCTATACGTATGTCGCGCCGACGCTCGAACACCTGACCGGCGCGACGCCCGGTTTCGTGACCGCGATGCTCGTGCTGATCGGCGTCGGTTTCTCGATCGGCAACATCGCGGGCGGCCGCCTCGCCGACCGCTCGCTCGACGGCACGCTGATCGGCTTCCTGTTGCTGCTGATCGTGACGATGGCCGCTTTCCCGCTGCTCGCACGCACGCATGCCGGCGCCGCCGTCACGCTGCTCGTCTGGGGCATTGCGACCTTTGCGGTCGTACCGCCGCTGCAGATGCGCGTGATGCGCGCGGCGCACGAGGCGCCGGGGCTCGCGTCGGCGGTCAACATCGGCGCGTTCAACCTGGGCAATGCAGTGGGCGCGGCAGCCGGCGGCGCGGCGATCTCGGCCGGCTTCGGCTACGCGGCCGTGCCGCTCGTCGGCGGGCTGATCGCCGCGTCGGGATTGGCGCTCGTCATGCTGCAGATCGCGCAGCGCCGCCGCGCGCCGGCCACGGCGAACTCATAA
- a CDS encoding DUF2242 domain-containing protein, which yields MHNRFRLFSVSCALAAATVLAACSSPPKPIYQQEQFDATSSPYAHTFHSKSDATCEAARRALLSQGYVVSSSRNDAVDGSKNFQPNNDMHVVIEFHVVCADANADGSSSIAYVNAVQDRYTLKKSNTSASVGLSVFGSLSLPIGSSDDALVKTASETIPAGVFYERFFNLVDHFLKIDPARRDRASVKAAEKEAVTPLPEPAPTPQGEPMKMTTPVVPTPPAAPVPLSVPGVAPGSGANAVPAAMRAAAPGAASGSAGGSVSAPAPASAPAATSAPSPASTPATPSAPAPAPASTHAPTSAPAPTAAPAPASAPMPASASAPASAPTPAPASAPASAPMPVSASAPASAPMLVSASAPAATPMPVSASALAATPVPVSASAPAATPVPVSASAPAATPMLVSASAPASSVAALPAAAASTPAVSVPVAATPASLAPAMSAPASASVPTNPSPAQADTSAAPAAPNSIASSAPSGASAPAAN from the coding sequence ATGCACAACCGATTTCGCCTGTTTTCCGTTTCGTGCGCGCTCGCGGCCGCGACCGTGCTGGCGGCGTGCTCGTCGCCGCCCAAGCCGATCTACCAGCAGGAACAGTTCGACGCGACGAGCAGCCCGTATGCGCATACGTTCCATTCGAAATCCGACGCGACCTGCGAAGCCGCGCGGCGCGCGCTGCTGAGCCAGGGGTATGTGGTGTCGTCGTCGCGCAACGACGCGGTCGACGGCAGCAAGAATTTCCAGCCGAACAACGACATGCACGTCGTGATCGAGTTTCACGTCGTGTGTGCGGACGCGAACGCGGACGGCTCGTCGAGCATCGCGTACGTGAACGCGGTGCAGGATCGCTACACGCTGAAGAAGTCGAATACGTCGGCGAGCGTCGGCCTCAGCGTGTTCGGCTCGCTGTCGCTGCCGATCGGGTCGAGCGACGACGCGCTCGTCAAGACCGCGAGCGAGACGATTCCCGCCGGTGTGTTCTACGAGCGATTCTTCAATCTCGTCGACCATTTCCTGAAGATCGACCCGGCCCGCCGCGACCGCGCGAGCGTGAAGGCAGCCGAGAAGGAAGCCGTCACGCCGCTGCCCGAACCCGCGCCAACGCCGCAAGGCGAACCGATGAAGATGACGACGCCGGTCGTGCCGACGCCCCCCGCGGCACCGGTGCCGCTGTCGGTGCCGGGCGTCGCGCCCGGGTCGGGGGCGAACGCGGTGCCGGCTGCGATGCGTGCCGCTGCGCCGGGAGCGGCTTCGGGTTCGGCGGGTGGTTCGGTGTCGGCGCCTGCGCCGGCTTCAGCGCCTGCGGCAACTTCGGCTCCCTCGCCGGCGTCCACGCCTGCGACACCTTCGGCTCCGGCTCCGGCGCCTGCCTCCACACATGCGCCGACTTCGGCTCCCGCACCGACTGCCGCCCCCGCCCCTGCTTCGGCTCCAATGCCGGCTTCCGCATCCGCACCAGCTTCGGCCCCGACGCCGGCCCCTGCATCCGCACCAGCTTCGGCCCCGATGCCGGTTTCTGCATCCGCACCAGCTTCGGCCCCGATGCTGGTCTCTGCATCCGCACCGGCTGCAACCCCGATGCCGGTCTCTGCGTCCGCACTGGCTGCAACCCCGGTGCCGGTTTCTGCATCCGCACCGGCTGCAACCCCGGTGCCGGTCTCTGCGTCCGCACCGGCTGCAACCCCGATGCTGGTCTCTGCATCCGCACCGGCTTCCAGCGTCGCGGCGTTGCCTGCCGCTGCAGCATCGACGCCCGCCGTTTCAGTACCGGTCGCGGCCACACCGGCATCGCTGGCACCCGCAATGTCCGCACCGGCATCTGCATCCGTTCCGACGAACCCATCGCCAGCGCAGGCTGACACATCAGCCGCACCTGCCGCCCCCAACTCCATCGCATCGTCCGCGCCGTCCGGCGCGAGCGCACCGGCCGCAAACTGA
- a CDS encoding Hsp20/alpha crystallin family protein, whose amino-acid sequence MYTNPTLAERHTSAVHPAAAEAARRPVATPAVDIVEDARGVTLQADLPGVPRENLDVKVHDNTLTIEADTRIDTPADLRVRHAEARAPRYARTFVLSPDLDTSKIDANLRDGVLTLTIPRREETRPRRIDVTAGNA is encoded by the coding sequence ATGTACACGAACCCGACCCTTGCCGAGCGCCACACGAGCGCCGTTCACCCTGCTGCCGCAGAAGCCGCGCGCCGGCCCGTCGCCACGCCGGCCGTCGACATCGTCGAAGACGCTCGCGGCGTCACGCTGCAGGCCGACCTGCCCGGCGTGCCGCGCGAGAATCTCGACGTGAAGGTGCACGACAACACGCTGACGATCGAAGCCGACACGCGCATCGACACGCCGGCCGACCTGCGCGTGCGGCACGCCGAAGCCCGCGCGCCGCGCTATGCGCGCACGTTCGTGCTGAGTCCCGATCTCGATACGTCGAAGATCGACGCGAACCTGCGCGACGGCGTGCTGACGCTGACGATTCCGCGCCGCGAAGAAACGCGTCCGCGCCGCATCGACGTGACGGCCGGCAACGCGTAA
- a CDS encoding fimbria/pilus outer membrane usher protein, producing the protein MRRPAPSPTPRAGTIAANARAPRWPRAALAAIVAGGLLAPGWTRADEPAALVMSDSAHDVILEVSVNGENTALLAHFRERDGHLSASGADLRTIGFATGRLGIADSATVDLDTIPGLRYRYDAARQSVDLQMPDALRRPYAVDSRALPATQAATASRGIAINYEAYAQTIGDRQFSLYTDVRYFDPNGVFDTTGTAYFYNGHRRYTRFDTSWSRSDPARPSTTQIGDTISGSLPWTRSVRLGGFQWRSNFALRPDLVTFPIPSLSGSAAVPTAVDLYINNVRQYTGNVPSGPFIIHDVPGITGAGQATVITRDALGRTVATSVPLYVDTRMLSAGLSSYSFETGFLRRNYGLESFDYDARPAVSGSMRRGLSDTLTVEGHAEATGGVLNAGVGALMRLGYAGVVNGAVAGSVGRFSGTQVSVGYQLIEPRFSINAQTIRAFGRYGDLASRDGSPVPSATDQATLALPFLHRQTLSLSYIGFRLPQGPSARIGTVSYTLSFGDLASLSVSAYRDFAQQGANGAFVSLNIGLGRNTSINATVGRQRGQSNYSVDASRPPDYDGGWGWGVQTGGTGAVPYRQAQLRYLGRAGEVIAAAQGIDRQTGASLDVSGALVFMDRSLQLSRRIDDGFALVSTDGVAGIPVLHENRVIGTTDRAGHLLVPDLNAYQNNQVAIDSMKLPADARIARTSMTIVPQAQSGVVAHFGVSRYRAASVILRDAAGQPLPAGARVHHAESGADTIVGYDGLTFVDGLKEDNHLVIDYGTQRCVAEFAFTAPGNGTLPTVGPLTCRPAP; encoded by the coding sequence GTGCGCCGCCCGGCCCCTTCCCCAACGCCCCGCGCCGGAACGATCGCGGCCAACGCCCGCGCGCCGCGGTGGCCGCGCGCCGCGCTCGCGGCGATCGTGGCCGGCGGCCTGCTTGCGCCCGGCTGGACGCGCGCGGACGAACCTGCGGCACTCGTGATGAGCGACAGCGCGCACGACGTGATCCTCGAAGTCAGCGTCAACGGCGAAAACACGGCGCTGCTCGCGCATTTCCGCGAACGCGACGGCCACCTGTCGGCAAGCGGCGCCGACCTGCGCACGATCGGCTTCGCGACTGGCCGGCTCGGCATCGCCGATTCGGCGACGGTCGACCTCGACACGATTCCCGGCCTGCGCTACCGCTACGACGCGGCGCGCCAGAGCGTCGACCTGCAGATGCCCGATGCGCTGCGCCGCCCGTATGCGGTCGACAGCCGCGCGTTGCCGGCCACGCAGGCGGCCACCGCGTCGCGCGGCATCGCGATCAACTACGAGGCGTACGCGCAGACGATCGGCGACCGGCAGTTCTCGCTCTATACCGACGTGCGCTACTTCGATCCGAACGGCGTGTTCGACACGACGGGCACCGCGTACTTCTACAACGGCCACCGCCGCTATACGCGCTTCGACACGTCGTGGAGCCGCTCGGACCCGGCCCGGCCGAGCACGACGCAGATCGGCGACACGATCTCGGGATCGCTCCCGTGGACGCGCTCGGTGCGCCTCGGCGGCTTCCAGTGGCGCAGCAACTTCGCGCTGCGGCCCGATCTCGTCACGTTCCCGATTCCGTCGCTCTCGGGCTCGGCGGCCGTGCCGACGGCGGTCGACCTGTACATCAACAACGTGCGCCAGTACACCGGCAACGTGCCGAGCGGCCCGTTCATCATCCACGACGTGCCGGGCATCACCGGCGCCGGCCAGGCGACCGTCATCACGCGCGACGCGCTCGGGCGCACCGTCGCGACCTCGGTGCCGCTTTACGTCGACACGCGCATGCTGTCCGCCGGGCTGTCGAGCTATTCGTTCGAAACCGGCTTCCTGCGCCGCAACTACGGGCTGGAGTCGTTCGACTACGACGCGCGGCCGGCCGTCAGCGGCTCGATGCGGCGCGGGCTCAGCGATACGCTGACCGTCGAAGGACACGCGGAAGCGACCGGCGGCGTGCTCAATGCCGGCGTCGGCGCGCTGATGCGCCTCGGCTACGCGGGTGTCGTGAATGGTGCGGTCGCGGGCAGCGTCGGCCGCTTTTCCGGCACGCAGGTGAGCGTCGGCTACCAGCTGATCGAACCGCGCTTCTCGATCAACGCGCAGACGATCCGCGCGTTCGGCCGCTACGGCGATCTTGCGTCGCGCGACGGCTCGCCGGTGCCGTCGGCGACCGACCAGGCGACGCTCGCGCTGCCGTTCCTGCACCGCCAGACGCTGTCGCTCAGCTACATCGGCTTCCGGCTGCCGCAAGGCCCGAGCGCGCGAATCGGCACGGTGTCGTACACGCTGAGCTTCGGCGATCTCGCGTCGCTGAGCGTGAGCGCGTACCGCGATTTCGCGCAGCAAGGCGCGAACGGCGCGTTCGTGTCGCTGAACATCGGGCTCGGCCGCAACACGTCGATCAACGCGACCGTCGGCCGCCAGCGCGGCCAGTCGAACTACTCCGTCGACGCGAGCCGCCCGCCCGACTACGACGGCGGCTGGGGCTGGGGCGTGCAGACCGGCGGCACGGGCGCGGTGCCGTACCGGCAGGCGCAGTTGCGCTATCTCGGCCGCGCGGGCGAAGTCATCGCCGCCGCGCAGGGCATCGACCGGCAGACCGGCGCGTCGCTCGACGTGAGCGGCGCGCTCGTGTTCATGGATCGCAGCCTGCAACTGTCGCGCCGCATCGACGACGGCTTCGCGCTCGTGTCGACCGACGGCGTCGCGGGCATCCCGGTGCTGCACGAGAACCGCGTGATCGGCACGACCGATCGTGCCGGGCACCTGCTCGTGCCCGACCTGAACGCGTACCAGAACAATCAGGTCGCGATCGATTCGATGAAACTGCCCGCCGATGCGCGGATCGCCCGCACGTCGATGACGATCGTGCCGCAGGCGCAATCGGGCGTCGTCGCGCATTTCGGCGTGTCGCGCTATCGCGCGGCGTCGGTGATCCTGCGCGACGCCGCCGGCCAGCCGCTGCCGGCCGGCGCGCGCGTGCATCACGCCGAGAGCGGCGCGGACACGATCGTCGGCTACGACGGGCTCACGTTCGTCGACGGCCTGAAGGAGGACAACCATCTCGTGATCGACTACGGCACGCAACGCTGCGTCGCGGAATTCGCGTTCACGGCGCCCGGCAACGGCACGCTGCCGACCGTCGGCCCGCTCACCTGCCGGCCCGCGCCATGA
- a CDS encoding LysR family transcriptional regulator, producing the protein MLNFRHLYYFWVVVKEGGFARAAERLDMAVQTISAQVRELEKSLGHQLLRPAGRGVTMTDAGQAAFARAEAIFEMGRLIPDEVRAAASQPTVRLAVGLADGISKLAAHAILAPVLDTPTLRLLCHEGEHDALLAELALHHLDLVLAGQGAPSGSNLRVTSERLVASPVDWYGPAALVTPAARQRFPQCLAELPVLLPTAHSALRARLDLWLEEERIVPRVAGEFEDSALMAVFAARGLGVFPLSELGANDASLLRGLRRLGRAEGVTEEIHAIRSRRGEHHPLTAQLLASARPSPAG; encoded by the coding sequence ATGCTGAATTTCCGCCATCTGTACTATTTCTGGGTCGTCGTGAAGGAAGGCGGCTTCGCACGCGCGGCCGAACGGCTCGACATGGCCGTGCAGACGATCAGCGCGCAGGTGCGCGAGCTCGAGAAATCGCTCGGGCACCAGTTGCTGCGCCCGGCCGGGCGCGGCGTCACGATGACCGACGCAGGCCAGGCCGCGTTCGCGCGCGCGGAGGCCATCTTCGAGATGGGGCGGCTGATTCCCGACGAAGTGCGCGCGGCAGCCAGCCAGCCGACCGTGCGGCTCGCGGTCGGCCTCGCCGACGGCATCTCGAAGCTCGCTGCGCACGCGATCCTCGCGCCGGTGCTCGACACGCCCACGCTGCGCCTGCTGTGCCACGAGGGCGAGCACGATGCGCTGCTCGCGGAACTCGCGCTGCATCATCTCGATCTCGTGCTGGCCGGCCAGGGCGCGCCATCGGGGTCGAACCTGCGCGTGACGAGCGAGCGGCTCGTCGCGTCGCCGGTCGACTGGTACGGGCCCGCCGCGCTCGTCACGCCGGCCGCGCGGCAACGCTTTCCGCAATGCCTGGCCGAGTTGCCGGTGCTGCTGCCGACCGCCCACTCGGCGCTGCGCGCGCGCCTCGACCTGTGGCTGGAAGAAGAACGGATCGTGCCGCGCGTGGCCGGGGAATTCGAGGACAGCGCGCTGATGGCCGTGTTCGCGGCGCGCGGCCTCGGCGTGTTTCCGCTCAGCGAACTCGGCGCGAACGATGCGTCGCTGCTGCGCGGCCTCAGGCGGCTCGGGCGCGCGGAAGGCGTAACCGAAGAGATCCACGCGATCCGCTCGCGGCGCGGCGAACATCATCCGCTGACCGCGCAATTGCTGGCTTCCGCGCGGCCGTCGCCGGCCGGCTAG
- a CDS encoding TerC family protein produces the protein MDYLMTLAADPAVWAALLTLVVMEVVLGIDNLIFISILSNKLPEAQRARTQRLGIALALVMRLALLGSVAWIASLTEPVFTLFDHAFSWRDVILLSGGLFLVWKATTEIHHHVSHDGEGAGGSGGAAGLTVWAAIGQIVMLDIVFSIDSIVTAIGMTEHVPIMFVAVIVAVAVMLFAAQPLARFIDRNPTIVMLALSFLVVIGMTLIAEGFGSHVPKGYIYAAMAFSAFVEGMNMLARRAKAKRAARVEEH, from the coding sequence ATGGACTACCTGATGACGCTTGCCGCCGACCCCGCCGTCTGGGCCGCGCTCCTGACGCTCGTCGTGATGGAAGTCGTGCTCGGCATCGACAACCTGATCTTCATCTCGATCCTCAGCAACAAGCTGCCCGAAGCGCAGCGCGCCCGCACGCAGCGCCTGGGCATCGCGCTCGCGCTCGTGATGCGCCTCGCGCTGCTCGGCAGCGTCGCGTGGATCGCGAGTCTCACCGAGCCGGTGTTCACGCTCTTCGATCATGCGTTCTCGTGGCGCGACGTGATCCTGCTGTCGGGCGGCCTGTTCCTCGTGTGGAAGGCGACCACCGAGATCCATCACCACGTGTCGCACGACGGCGAAGGCGCGGGCGGCTCGGGCGGCGCGGCCGGCCTGACGGTGTGGGCCGCGATCGGCCAGATCGTGATGCTCGACATCGTGTTCTCGATCGACAGCATCGTGACCGCGATCGGCATGACCGAGCACGTTCCGATCATGTTCGTCGCGGTGATCGTCGCGGTGGCCGTGATGCTGTTCGCCGCGCAGCCGCTCGCGCGCTTCATCGACCGCAACCCGACCATCGTGATGCTCGCGCTGTCGTTCCTCGTCGTGATCGGCATGACGCTGATCGCCGAAGGTTTCGGGTCGCACGTGCCGAAGGGTTACATCTACGCGGCGATGGCGTTCTCCGCGTTCGTCGAAGGCATGAACATGCTGGCGCGGCGCGCGAAGGCGAAGCGCGCGGCACGAGTGGAAGAGCACTGA
- a CDS encoding spore coat U domain-containing protein: MFVGLSTPAADAATYSNGTATATFNVTLTLQPNCTIAANPLAFGTNGVLATAINQQTTVSVTCTNTTPYNVGLDAGTVTGSSVASRLMAGTSTGNTTTTVGFQLYQDAGRTTIWGNTQGTNTVAGTGTGAAQSLTVYGQVPAQATPKPDTYQTTVTATVYF; the protein is encoded by the coding sequence CTGTTTGTCGGCCTTTCGACACCCGCCGCCGATGCAGCCACCTATTCGAACGGCACCGCGACCGCCACCTTCAACGTGACGCTGACGCTGCAGCCGAACTGCACGATCGCCGCGAACCCGTTGGCGTTCGGCACCAACGGGGTGCTCGCCACCGCGATCAACCAGCAGACGACCGTCAGCGTGACCTGTACCAACACGACACCGTACAACGTCGGCCTGGATGCGGGCACGGTCACGGGTTCGAGCGTCGCGAGCCGCCTGATGGCCGGCACGTCGACCGGCAACACGACGACGACCGTCGGCTTCCAGCTCTACCAGGACGCCGGGCGCACGACGATCTGGGGCAACACGCAAGGCACGAACACGGTGGCCGGCACCGGCACCGGCGCCGCGCAGTCGCTGACCGTCTACGGCCAGGTACCCGCGCAGGCCACGCCGAAGCCCGACACCTATCAGACGACCGTGACCGCAACCGTCTACTTCTGA
- a CDS encoding LysR family transcriptional regulator, whose product MRQIELRHLRYFVAVAQAGSVMAGARAAGIVQPALSRQIRELEDAIGTPLLIRRATGVTLTAAGASFLQDATDLLATLQDSRERALRSAAGQLGELRLGALPNCLPLAVVANVLKAFRDACPDVKLSIAPMLSAEQASAMVRGQLDGGIMAWRRDEAPHLSGVRLLSDRFVLAMPAPPGGRFHAPRTLADVANAPFVWFDAQRSAAHHRFLMAQCQQAGFTPRIAQVGSDIPTLIGLVAAGMGCAFVPESASPTCPRTVRLVALDELASRFDIEFVFDGVAPSPVVARFLAAVREAVGEPD is encoded by the coding sequence ATGCGCCAGATCGAACTGCGTCACCTGCGCTATTTCGTGGCCGTCGCGCAAGCCGGCAGCGTGATGGCCGGCGCCCGCGCGGCGGGCATCGTCCAGCCTGCGCTGTCGCGGCAGATCCGCGAACTCGAGGACGCGATCGGCACGCCGCTGCTGATCCGCCGCGCCACGGGCGTCACGCTCACCGCCGCCGGCGCGAGCTTCCTGCAGGATGCGACCGACCTGCTCGCGACACTGCAGGACAGCCGTGAACGCGCGTTGCGCAGCGCAGCCGGCCAGCTCGGCGAACTGCGGCTCGGCGCGCTGCCGAACTGCCTGCCGCTGGCGGTCGTCGCGAACGTGCTCAAGGCGTTTCGCGACGCGTGCCCGGACGTGAAGCTGTCGATCGCGCCGATGCTGTCGGCCGAACAGGCGAGCGCGATGGTGCGCGGCCAGCTCGACGGCGGGATCATGGCGTGGCGTCGGGACGAGGCGCCGCACCTGTCGGGCGTGCGGCTGCTGAGCGACCGCTTCGTGCTCGCGATGCCGGCGCCACCGGGCGGCCGCTTCCACGCGCCGCGCACGCTGGCCGACGTCGCGAACGCGCCGTTCGTCTGGTTCGACGCGCAGCGCTCCGCCGCGCACCACCGGTTCCTGATGGCGCAGTGCCAGCAGGCCGGCTTCACGCCGCGCATCGCGCAGGTCGGCAGCGACATTCCGACGCTGATCGGCCTCGTCGCGGCCGGGATGGGCTGTGCGTTCGTGCCGGAAAGCGCGTCGCCGACCTGCCCGCGCACGGTGCGGCTCGTCGCGCTCGACGAGCTCGCCAGCCGCTTCGACATCGAATTCGTGTTCGACGGCGTGGCGCCGTCGCCCGTCGTCGCGCGATTTCTCGCGGCCGTGCGCGAAGCGGTCGGCGAGCCGGATTGA
- a CDS encoding molecular chaperone, with product MTALRRTLAALLCAAGAAHAASLQISPVTIEFGTEDTATGITLRNPGERPVYGQVRVFRWDQADGQDTLTPTQDLVASPPLIEVGTQSEQLIRVVRASRTPSGIEQSYRLLIDELPQPGEAPTNGVSIRLRYSIPVFVEPAGKGTPQLDWALLRSNGGWVLRVRNGGARRAQLASVELVTGDGRAYPLTRGLLGYALAGRTGQWSVPLPAGVALGGKVTVRAAVNSQPASAVVAVEPPG from the coding sequence ATGACCGCATTACGTCGAACGCTCGCCGCGCTGCTGTGCGCGGCCGGCGCCGCGCACGCCGCGTCGCTGCAGATTTCCCCCGTCACGATCGAATTCGGCACCGAGGACACGGCCACCGGCATCACGCTGCGCAATCCGGGCGAGCGGCCCGTGTACGGGCAGGTGCGCGTCTTCCGCTGGGACCAGGCCGATGGCCAGGACACGCTGACGCCCACGCAGGATCTCGTCGCGAGCCCGCCGCTGATCGAGGTCGGCACGCAATCCGAGCAACTGATCCGCGTCGTGCGCGCATCGCGCACGCCATCCGGCATCGAGCAGAGCTACCGGCTGCTGATCGACGAGCTGCCGCAACCCGGCGAAGCGCCGACCAACGGCGTGTCGATCCGGCTGCGCTATTCGATCCCGGTGTTCGTCGAACCGGCCGGCAAAGGCACGCCGCAACTCGACTGGGCGCTGCTGCGCAGCAACGGCGGCTGGGTGCTGCGCGTGCGCAACGGCGGCGCGCGCCGCGCGCAACTGGCGTCGGTCGAGCTCGTGACCGGCGATGGCCGCGCGTACCCGCTCACGCGCGGGCTGCTCGGCTATGCGCTCGCGGGCCGCACGGGCCAGTGGAGCGTGCCGCTGCCGGCCGGCGTCGCGCTCGGCGGCAAGGTCACGGTGCGGGCCGCCGTCAATTCGCAGCCGGCCAGCGCGGTCGTCGCGGTGGAGCCGCCGGGCTAG
- a CDS encoding zf-TFIIB domain-containing protein: MKCPVCKTPDLLMAERQSIEIDYCPTCRGVWLDRGELDKLIARESSDAPARRDDAPATRDTQANAPRERDNWGRDGRSHDDRHRHDGQRRKKSVFDLFDFD; this comes from the coding sequence ATGAAATGCCCAGTCTGCAAGACGCCCGACCTGCTGATGGCCGAGCGCCAGTCGATCGAGATCGACTACTGCCCGACGTGCCGCGGCGTGTGGCTCGATCGCGGCGAACTCGACAAGCTGATCGCCCGCGAGAGCAGCGACGCGCCGGCACGCCGCGACGACGCGCCTGCCACGCGCGATACCCAGGCCAACGCGCCGCGCGAACGCGACAACTGGGGGCGCGACGGCCGTTCGCACGACGACCGCCACCGGCACGACGGCCAGCGTCGCAAGAAGTCGGTGTTCGACCTGTTCGACTTCGATTGA
- a CDS encoding pyridoxal-phosphate dependent enzyme — MPLHIQTPYIRSQIASRRLGRTIRLKLDALQPSGSFKLRGIGAVCEARHAAGARRFVSSSGGNAGIAVAYCGRELGVPVRVVVPESASARARELIRVEGAELVVHGASWAEANAFAQSALGEHDAFVHPFDDPGLWQGHATMIDEMAAAGPKPGAVVLAVGGGGLLCGVLEGLARNGWHDVPVVAVETEGADCYARSVAQGRPVELPAITSIATSLGAKRPCDAAVEWATRHAIHPVVVSDADAVAASLRFLDEHRIVVEPACGAALAALERPVPVLASATDIAVIVCGGVTATVEDLHTLRSRLR; from the coding sequence ATGCCGCTCCATATCCAGACTCCCTATATCCGCTCGCAAATCGCGTCCCGCCGGCTCGGCAGGACCATCCGGCTGAAGCTCGATGCGCTTCAGCCGTCGGGCTCGTTCAAGCTGCGCGGCATCGGTGCTGTCTGCGAAGCGCGGCACGCAGCCGGCGCGCGGCGGTTCGTGTCGTCGTCGGGCGGCAACGCGGGCATCGCGGTCGCGTATTGCGGCCGCGAACTCGGCGTGCCGGTGCGCGTCGTCGTGCCGGAAAGCGCATCGGCCCGCGCGCGCGAATTGATCCGCGTCGAGGGTGCGGAGCTCGTCGTGCACGGCGCGAGCTGGGCCGAGGCGAACGCGTTCGCGCAATCGGCGCTCGGCGAACACGATGCGTTCGTGCATCCGTTCGACGATCCCGGGCTGTGGCAAGGCCACGCGACGATGATCGACGAGATGGCGGCGGCCGGGCCGAAGCCCGGCGCGGTCGTGCTCGCGGTCGGCGGCGGGGGCCTGCTGTGCGGCGTGCTCGAAGGACTGGCGCGCAACGGCTGGCACGACGTGCCGGTCGTCGCCGTCGAAACGGAAGGCGCCGACTGCTATGCGCGCTCGGTTGCGCAGGGGCGTCCGGTCGAATTGCCGGCGATCACGAGCATCGCGACGTCGCTCGGCGCGAAGCGGCCGTGCGATGCGGCGGTCGAATGGGCGACGCGGCATGCGATCCATCCCGTCGTCGTGTCCGATGCCGATGCGGTGGCGGCATCGCTGCGGTTCCTCGATGAGCACCGGATCGTCGTCGAGCCTGCGTGTGGCGCCGCACTGGCCGCGCTCGAACGGCCGGTGCCCGTGCTTGCGTCGGCGACGGATATCGCCGTGATCGTCTGCGGCGGCGTGACGGCGACGGTCGAGGATCTGCATACGCTGCGCTCCAGGTTGCGGTAA